In the genome of Actinobacillus lignieresii, the window ACCATCCCGTACATAGTGGGCAGAGAAATTGAACTTCCAAGCTTGTTTTTTCTCCAGATATTGCTGATACTGTTCAATCAGTTGCTGCACTTTATAAGGTAGGTTTTCGGCACTTTTAGCTTTATCGAATTGTTCACTTGCCGCATTCGTTTGTTGATCATGTAGTAATGCAATTGCCAGTTCAATTCGTACGGTATTTAGTTCAGGTTGTTTAGCAAGAATAGTGCGAAACTTTCGAATAGCTTGTGAATAATTTCCTTTAAGTAGCGCGATTTTACCTTGAGCATAGCGCAATAAAATAGGGTCAATTTGGTTAAAATCTTGATAAATTGTGACTAGTTTTTCCATATTAGTGAGCTGGCGAGTATAGATAGCTTGGCTGAGTAATTTTTCGGTTAATGCCTGATTAGCACGTAATTCAGCTTCGTTAAAAATGTGGCGAGACGATTGTTCCACTGCAAGCTGTAAGGGTGCCGATGTTGGTTTAGCGATATGTTCTATTTGGCTAGGTGTACTATTGGGATCTTGAGCAAAGAGTAATGTCGGAAAAAAAAACAGTAATGGAAATTTCTTCATTTCTTATCCTTAGAAAAAGAAAAGGGCGGTTACCAGCCCTTTTAGCTATGGCGAGCCTATTTTTCAGTTTTCACTGCACCAAATACAGCGTTATATTTAGTTATGTCATTGTTATTAATATCACCTGTTTCATTTTCTAATTCAATAGAACCAACGGCATCGTTAAGCTTTGGACCAGCAAACTCGACAGAGTAGAAGCCTTTCAACGAGTTATTTGCTTTAGCTTCGCCATTAAAGCCAATATGATCCACTAAATAAGTTGCTGGAGCAAGTTTACTTTCTTCAAGCTTAATTTCACCTATAGTTGTACTATTTACTTTCCCACTAAGCTTACTGTCTGTCCAATTATTATCTAAGTGCAAGTTCAAGGTTACATCGCCATCTACTTGTGGAGCAAAGACAACGGTTTCATTGTCAATCTGCTTTTCAATACGTGCAATCACGTTTCCTTGGTAAACAGCATCACCTACAAGCCCATTATTCCATTTGGCAGTTTGACCATTTAATGTATAAACGCCATATTCAGCATAGCTTGCGCCACTTTCTCCTTCGCTAATGATTCTCCTTCCATCTCTTCCTGTGCTGAGTTGTACATGGAAGAGATTGCTGTTATTCGCATCTGTAAATAGTGCTCCATAACTAGAATAAGGCTGATTCACGTACAAGTAGTTGATTTTATTTGAATCCCCAACAATTTTACTATCTTGGTAGATGCCACTATGTTGCCCTAAGTAGTTATTACCTTTTTGATTAAGATTTTTGATAAAAGGGCTACCCTGTTCATTTTGTCCAAGTTCAAAACTAAGAAAATGGTTATATTCTGTCTTCCCAAATTCCTCGCTATTACCAAGAGGTGAATTTTTGCTTTTAGTCAGTGAATCCAGATGATCTTTGCGATATTCACTAATATTGAGCAAACTGCCATTTCGACTTAATGCAACAACTCGCCATGCCTGGCCTTTGCTATCCTCATTAATACCAGAAGCGTACGGTTTATTCTTTGGTATATCAGGTTGTGCGGGTTGTTCTGGTTGAGCAGGTTTTTCTGGTGTAGGAACAATGGGCTCTGGCTGTTTTGGTGTTTCGGCTGGAGTAACCGGTTTAGCCGGTTGCACCGGTTTTGGTAGCTCAGGTTTAGCAGGAATGTTATTGGCTTTATTCGATTCTTCCTTTTTATCCTTTTCCTTTGTGATTTGAATTGGTTGAGGCTCTGAATTTTTTGCTACCACAGATGGACCATGGCTAGATTTACAGCCAGTAATCACAAAAGAAACCGCAATTGCGGCAAGAGTAAGTTTAAATGTAGAACGCATGTTTTATCTCCGTTAAGTTAAATCCATAAAATTTTAATGGATATATTTCCTGCTTGGCAAGAGGGGAAAGATAAAAATATATAATTTTTTTATGGTTATTATTGTCAAGCCTCATATTTTGCAGTAACTTATTAACCATAATTATTTTATGGAGAATAAAATTGTTTAATAAAAAATTACTAGCTGTGTTGATTTCAGCCCAATTTAGCCCGCTTGTTTGGGCAAACAATAACGGTGTTGCAGTGTTAGACGAAGTTTCAGTAGTTGGTAGCACGCCGAGTATTTCGCAAGGAAGTGAAGTTACCTTACTGAAAGTCAGTGATAAAATTATTGCAGGTAAGGAATTTAAAAAGCGCTCAGCAACGCTGGGCAATGCGCTTGCAGCGGAGTTAGGTGTACACAGTAACCCGTTTGGCGGTGGCGCGAGTAAGCCAATTATCCGTGGCCAAGAAGGCGCGAGAATTCGTATTCTGCAAAACGGTTCGGATGTGATTGATATGTCAAACCTATCGCCAGATCATGCGGTGGTTGCCGATTCATTGCTTGCTAAACAGGTAGAAATTTTGCGTGGTTCCAGTACCTTGCTTTATGCCAGCAGTTCACCGGCGGGGATTGTGAACGTGGTAGATAAACGTATTCCAACTGAGATCCCAGAAAAGGGCTATGAGGTGGAACTCAATAGCCGTTTTGATACCGCTGCCAAAGAGAAAGTCGGCGCATTAGGGGCAACCTTTGGTATCGGCAAACATATTGCGGTGCGAGCCGAAGGACTGACCCGCCACAGCGATAACTACCGTGTTCCAGGGATTAATTTAGGTGAACGGTTAAACTATGTCCCGGATACTTATAATAAATCAAAAGTCGGCACGTTAGGGTTATCCTTTGTTGGTGAGCAAGGTTATATCGGTGCGTCATACAGTAAACGGCGGGATAACTATGGCTTACCAGGCCATAACCATAAATTCGATTTCTGTACTGGACATATTTATGGCAATAAACGGGACAAATACGCCTATACCTATCTCTATCCGCATTTGATTGGCGAGGAAAACATTGGGAGCAATCCGCATTTCCACTGTGGAACTGATCATGCAGAAGATGGTACACACAGCCACGATAATCCATTCGGACACGATCACGACCATACACACCCTGGTCCATGGGTTGATTTAGAATCCAAACGATTTGATGTAAAAGCCGAGTTGCGTCAGCCATTCAAAGGTATTGATAAAATTAAAGTAAGCTACGCCGATGCCGATTATTACCATGACGAAAAAGATGCCGGTGTGTTAGCAACACGCTACCATAAACAGCTGAAAAAAGATCAGGATTATGGCAAACCGGTCAATATTTTCAAAAATCGAGGCAAAAATGCCCGCTTGGAAATCTATCATGCACCACTAGGTGGTTTAACCGGTGTATGGGGCGTGCAGTACCAAACTCAGAAGAGCAGCATGCATGCACCGAAAGATCGTGAAGTGAAATTCCCGCTGGTTGAAAACACGAATAAACAGATGAGCCTGTTTGGTATTGAGCAATATATGTGGGATAATTTTGCTCTTGAATTTGCTGGACGAGTAGAAAAGCAGAAGATTGAAATTGAATACGATCGCAATGAAATCAAACGCTTGCAGGATCATTATCGCATTAGTGGTGGTAAACAGGTTGAGCCAGATCTGTCACCTTATAACCAAAACGCTTATGCCTATTCCAGTACGCTAAATTGGTTCTTCCACCCAGATTATCAGCTCTCGTTTACTGCATCGCATAATGAACGTTTCCCAACGCCGATGGAGCTGTATTATCATGGACAGCATATTGCGACTAACTCGTTTGAATACGGCAATAAAGATTTGAAAAAAGAGCAATCTAACAATGTAGAACTAGGCTTAGGTTATCAAACTGAGCGAGTTGGGTACAAAGTGAATGTTTATTACAACCACTTTAAAAACTACATTTACAATGAAAATTTATTCCGTGAAAATCAGTTATTTATGCGTCGTTATAACCAGGCAAAAGCCCGTTTTTACGGCATAGAAGCTGAGGCAAGCTACCGCTTTAACGACAAATACCAAGCCACGATTTTTGGTGATATGGTAAGAGGCTGGCTGACCAATTTACCTCCACTGACGGTAAACAGCGATTACAGCGTATTTAAAGATTATTTACCAAAAGATGCTAAACCAGGTGAAGATTATTTGATTTATCGTGCTGATCAAAATACGCCTCGAACCCCTCCTGTACGACTAGGTTTTCGTTTTAATGCGGAGTTTACCCCAAATTGGTCAGGAGATTTAGAATTGATCCGTACCTTTACTCAACGCCGTACCAGTCAGTTGGAATATATTACGGAAGGTAATACGATGTTAAATATTGGTGTGGCATATAGTAATAAGTGGAAAGATTTGGATTACAAAATCAGTCTAAACGGTACTAATTTACTCAACCAACCGGTCTATATTCACACCTCTTACCACCAATTTGTACCGCAAACGGGACGGAATTTTATATTGGTTGTGAATGTTAAATTCTAAAAACAAGGAGCCTATGAATGATCTGACCCCAAAAAGTTAGACTATTTAATTTAAGGACTGAGTTCTGTATTGTACAGGGTTCAGTCCTTTTAATTTCACTTGAATACGCTCATTGTTGTAATAATGAATGTACTCGTGAATCACTTTCTCAAGTTGTTCGAAAGTGTCAAATCGCTTACCAAAGTAACATTCCGTTTTCAATCGCCCAAAAAAACTTTCCATTGCCCCATTATCCAAACAATTCCCTTTTCTCGACATACTTTGTTTAATATGATGTTTTCTCAGCATTTCTTGATAGTCTGCCATCTGGTATTGCCAGCCTTGGTCGGAATGTAAAATCGGTTTAGCGTCCTTAGGCAGTTTTGCGACCGCTTGCTTTAGCATCCGCATCACTTGCTCAAAGTTCGGGCTTCTTGCTAAATCATAAGCAAGAATTTCACTATTTTTAACGTAATACGACGATAGCCGTAATTGCCATCATTATCCTAATAAATCTCAATCACTTTCTGCCTCATCACTGCATTTTTATCGATTTTAGGCGGTAAGTGATAAAAGAACGTACTACGTTTTAAACCCGTCAAAGGGAGGAGGATTTCTAAGGGAAAATCCACTCGCAACGTTTTTACGATGGCTGCTTTTGCCGCATTTTTTGTTGGTTGAACTCCCGCAGCTTTTTTAGGTAAGCTACCTCCGCTTCCAGCTCTAAAATACGATAACGTAAGCGTTCTTCTTCAGTTTTAGGTGGAGGAGGCATTTTCGGGTATTTCGGTTTCATTGTCGGACGACCTTTTGGTTTGGGTAATAAGCCGTTTATACCTTGTTCTTCAAAGATGTGCAACCATTGGCTAATCGAACCTGAATTAGCAATACCAAAATGAAGGGAGGCGCTTTCCGCAGAAAATTGCCCTTTTTTGACCGCTTGTATGACGGTTAATTTGAATTCGGGGGAATATTTTTGCTTCTTACCCATCACCGCTAGTCCATTGATTCCGTTGTGATTAAATTGAGCAATCCACCGAGTTAAGGTTTTCTTGGATAATTGAAAATGTCGTTGAGTGAATAAACGGTTTTTGTCATTTTGAAGATAAAACTCGATGACTTGTTGTTTGAATAGCGAGTTATATTTAGTCATAAAAATCTGCACCTTAATCCGTTGGAGGTTTAGTCCAACTTTTGGGGGGCAGATCAGAAGGCTCCTTGTTTTATACATTGGGTTTTATTATTTTTATTGCTGTAATTCGCCGCTTATTCAACTCTTCCCTGATTGCTTTTTTTTCAAAACCGTCTTGAATCACTGCTTGTACATCTACTTGGGCTGCTACTTTAAAATACCATTTAGCAAGTTCAGCTTGTGGATATTCCCTATTTTCAAAACCTAATCTGCCACGAGCATCCGCTTCACAAGCGAGTAAAAAATCACAGAAACGTTGCGGTTTACGCCATATATCAAGTGCATTAAATACTTTTAATACGGTTTCCGGACGCAGCTCCGCCATTTTATGGCAGTGGGTGTGGTATTCAGTGACCAAAATGGCGAAATCTTTTACGTCTGTTGACACTTTCAGGCGATTTGAAAGTTCTCTAGCCGGTTTGACACCTTTTACTTCGTGCCCGTAATGATGTGGGAGAATGTCTTTTTCGGTTAACCCTTTGCCTAAATCGTGGCAAAGTGCAGCCCAGAGTAAAGCGGTCGGATTTTCTGCATTTTTTGCAAGTCTTTTGGCTTGCTCAATTACCAGTAAGGTATGAACCCCACTATCAATTTCAGGGTGATGTTGCTCGGGTTGAGGTACACCGAATAAGCGATCGAATTCCGGAAATAATACGGCTAATGCGCCGATTTCTCGTAATACTTCAAAATAGATTTGCGGATTATCCGTTGCAAAGGCTTTTTGAGTTTCTAACCAAACACGCTCGGCGGTAAGGTGTGCCAATTCGCCGCAAGCGGTCATTTCTTGCATTAATTTTACCGTTTCAGGGGCGATCTTAAAGCCAAGCGAATGGA includes:
- a CDS encoding TonB-dependent receptor, whose translation is MFNKKLLAVLISAQFSPLVWANNNGVAVLDEVSVVGSTPSISQGSEVTLLKVSDKIIAGKEFKKRSATLGNALAAELGVHSNPFGGGASKPIIRGQEGARIRILQNGSDVIDMSNLSPDHAVVADSLLAKQVEILRGSSTLLYASSSPAGIVNVVDKRIPTEIPEKGYEVELNSRFDTAAKEKVGALGATFGIGKHIAVRAEGLTRHSDNYRVPGINLGERLNYVPDTYNKSKVGTLGLSFVGEQGYIGASYSKRRDNYGLPGHNHKFDFCTGHIYGNKRDKYAYTYLYPHLIGEENIGSNPHFHCGTDHAEDGTHSHDNPFGHDHDHTHPGPWVDLESKRFDVKAELRQPFKGIDKIKVSYADADYYHDEKDAGVLATRYHKQLKKDQDYGKPVNIFKNRGKNARLEIYHAPLGGLTGVWGVQYQTQKSSMHAPKDREVKFPLVENTNKQMSLFGIEQYMWDNFALEFAGRVEKQKIEIEYDRNEIKRLQDHYRISGGKQVEPDLSPYNQNAYAYSSTLNWFFHPDYQLSFTASHNERFPTPMELYYHGQHIATNSFEYGNKDLKKEQSNNVELGLGYQTERVGYKVNVYYNHFKNYIYNENLFRENQLFMRRYNQAKARFYGIEAEASYRFNDKYQATIFGDMVRGWLTNLPPLTVNSDYSVFKDYLPKDAKPGEDYLIYRADQNTPRTPPVRLGFRFNAEFTPNWSGDLELIRTFTQRRTSQLEYITEGNTMLNIGVAYSNKWKDLDYKISLNGTNLLNQPVYIHTSYHQFVPQTGRNFILVVNVKF
- a CDS encoding multifunctional CCA addition/repair protein produces the protein MQIYLVGGAVRDQLLNLPVKDRDYLVVGATPEQLLAQGYQQVGNDFPVFLHPDTKEEYALARQERKNGVGYNGFLCDFSPDVTLEQDLIRRDLTINAIAQDASGQIFDPYCGKQDLANRLLRHISPAFSEDPLRVLRVARFAARFHSLGFKIAPETVKLMQEMTACGELAHLTAERVWLETQKAFATDNPQIYFEVLREIGALAVLFPEFDRLFGVPQPEQHHPEIDSGVHTLLVIEQAKRLAKNAENPTALLWAALCHDLGKGLTEKDILPHHYGHEVKGVKPARELSNRLKVSTDVKDFAILVTEYHTHCHKMAELRPETVLKVFNALDIWRKPQRFCDFLLACEADARGRLGFENREYPQAELAKWYFKVAAQVDVQAVIQDGFEKKAIREELNKRRITAIKIIKPNV